In Ignavibacteriales bacterium, one genomic interval encodes:
- a CDS encoding GNAT family N-acetyltransferase has translation MKTINLLNIGHATLRLLQTDTEQFCRSHNVQMGQNAGILLDVVAQTTKLMTTVGGDPKWFGYLAIDTSTRQMVGTCAFKGAPTKERSVEIAYFTFPVFEGKGYATAMASMLIHAAQSSPEVDSVIAHTLPETNASTRILQKVGMKFLGEVIDLEDGRVWRWSLDPG, from the coding sequence ATGAAAACAATCAATCTCCTCAATATCGGCCATGCAACGCTTCGGTTGCTGCAGACTGACACCGAACAATTCTGCCGTTCCCACAATGTTCAGATGGGTCAGAATGCCGGCATCCTCCTCGACGTGGTCGCTCAAACAACGAAACTCATGACCACGGTCGGCGGAGATCCAAAGTGGTTCGGTTACCTCGCCATCGACACCAGCACCAGACAGATGGTCGGCACGTGCGCATTCAAGGGAGCACCGACAAAGGAAAGAAGCGTTGAGATTGCCTACTTCACATTCCCTGTATTCGAAGGAAAGGGCTATGCGACAGCGATGGCATCCATGCTCATTCACGCCGCACAGTCGTCTCCGGAAGTCGACTCCGTCATCGCTCATACTCTGCCTGAGACAAACGCATCGACGAGAATTCTCCAGAAGGTGGGTATGAAGTTCCTGGGAGAAGTCATCGATCTTGAAGACGGCCGTGTGTGGCGGTGGAGTCTGGATCCGGGCTGA
- a CDS encoding PaaI family thioesterase, producing MLHHVTGKQQNSKMCFVCGLKNPFGLHSSFYELESKELVCVFTPSDQHQSYPGRLHGGITTAILDETIGRAIMVLHKEMLWGVTVEFATKFKKPIPLGQELRVVGRITSDTSRFFEGTGELLLPDGVVAATGHGKYIKMPLEKIADFDAAEQEWRIVHTERDPKTIEL from the coding sequence TTGCTCCACCATGTAACCGGAAAGCAACAGAACAGCAAGATGTGTTTTGTCTGCGGGTTGAAAAACCCCTTTGGATTGCACAGTTCCTTCTACGAGCTGGAGAGCAAGGAGCTCGTGTGCGTTTTCACCCCGTCAGATCAGCATCAGAGCTACCCGGGGCGACTCCACGGCGGAATCACCACAGCAATTCTCGATGAGACGATCGGTCGAGCCATCATGGTGCTGCACAAGGAGATGCTATGGGGAGTGACGGTGGAGTTCGCGACGAAATTCAAAAAACCGATTCCTCTCGGCCAGGAGCTTCGCGTGGTTGGCAGAATTACGAGCGATACCAGCCGTTTTTTTGAAGGAACGGGAGAACTCCTCCTTCCTGACGGCGTGGTTGCTGCAACTGGCCACGGGAAGTACATCAAGATGCCGCTTGAGAAGATTGCGGACTTTGATGCAGCCGAGCAGGAATGGAGAATCGTGCACACAGAGCGGGATCCAAAGACCATCGAACTGTAA